From the genome of Oscillospiraceae bacterium:
AGCCTCAACCAGTCTTTGACACAGATTATCACCAGTGTTACACAGCTGATCGGCATTCTTATTATGATGTTTTCTATCAACTGGAAAATGTCGTTGGTGGCCCTGTGCATTGTGCCCCTTTCTGCTTTGGTAATTATGCTGGTAGTCAAGCATTCACAGAAATACTATAAGCAGCAGCAGGACTATCTGGGCCACGTCAACGGCCATATCGAGGAAATGTATGGCAGCCATGTGATTGTGCAGGCCTTTAACGGAGAAGAGAAAAACGAAGAGGCATTTTCGGATTACAATGAAAATTTATACCATTCCGCATGGAAAAGCCAGTTTTTCTCCAGCATGATGCAGCCGATTATGGCCTTTATCGGCAATGTCGGTTTTGTAGCCATCTGTATTTTAGGTGGCTGGTATGCGATACAGGGCGCCATCACAGTCGGCGATATCCAGGCATTTACGCAGTATGTGCGTCAGTTTACGCAGCCCATTCAGCAGGTAGCAAACATCTCTAATGTGCTGCAGTCTACAGCAGCGGCTGCCGAGCGCGTCTTTGACTTCTTGGAAGAAAAAGAGGAACCTGCAGAAAGCAAAAATGCGATTACTCTGAATACAACCGACAAACCGGATACAGAACTGAACGTGCATATCAACGGCAGCGTGCAGTTTGCGCATGTCAGCTTTGGCTATACACCGGAAAAGCAGATTATCCATGATTTCTGCGCGACTGTAGAGCCGGGCCAGCGTGTTGCCATTGTCGGCCCGACCGGCGCAGGCAAAACGACCATGGTAAAGCTGCTGATGCGTTTTTATGATGTCAACAGCGGCGCCATTTTGGTAGATGGCTATGATATCCGCGACTTTAAGCGGCATGACCTGCGCATGCTGTTTGGCATGGTGCTGCAGGACACTTGGCTTTACAACGCCTCTATCCGCGAAAACATCCGCTATGGCTGCCGCAACGCGACAGATGAGCAGATTGCTGCTGCCGCAAAGAGCGCCCAGGTAGACCACTTTGTGCGCACAATGCCGGGTGGGTACGACATGATTTTAAATGAAGAAGCAAGCAATATCAGCCAGGGGCAGAAACAGCTTTTGACGATTGCCCGGGCTTTTCTCGCTGACCCACAGATCTTGATTCTGGATGAGGCCACTTCCAGTGTAGATACCCGTACAGAAATCTTGATTCAGCGCGCGATGGATGAACTGATGAAGGGCCGCACCTCGTTCATTATTGCGCACCGCTTGTCGACTATTCGTGACGCAGACCTAATCCTTGTTATGGACCACGGCGATATTGTCGAGCAGGGCACACATGAATCTCTGCTGGCAAAGGGTGGCTTTTACGCCAACCTTTACAACAGCCAGTTTGCCGACTGATTTGTCGAAAAAGATGGACCGTTTGCAGGCTTTGTCCTGCAGCGGCCCATTTTTTATGTGAAATAATTTTTTAGAAAACGAAATGCCTAAAAAGCCGCTTCTCTTCTGTCATATTGTAATGATTTTGTAACTTATCAAACGTGAGAACATAAGGAATTTCAACAAAGCGGATGTTGAAAGCGGGGAAAATTCCACCCCATTCGCCCAAAATGGCGGGCGAAAGGCCTTTTTTGGTTGAAAACACAGTTGAAAATGTTGAAGACTTTTAAACAGGAAGTATTTTACATGCGGTAAGAACAAAAGTTATGTAAACCTTTGAAATGGAATGAGAAAAAAGAACTTGAAAATATGCTCAATTAAGTTCATAATTAGAATTATTATTTAGTTAGAATCCCGTAAAATAAGAGAATCATATCGTAGGAGGCTAAAATACCTATGAAAATCCGTGTGAAGCCCCGGTGGATCCTTCTTTCAGTTTTTGCAGTTGTGGCGGCAGCTTGTGTAGTGTTTGTGGGAGTACACACGCTATATGTGCAGCATAAAGAGAACAGCCGCCCCCCTGCGGGGGAACTGGCAGCGCAGATTGTGCAGGAGATTGGCTGTGAAGACAGCTATACGCAGGTGCCGAATGCTTCTGTGCAGAAATATTATCCATTTACCGGCAGTGTGGTCGAAAGTCAGGGCATGTGGCTTTCTAAGGAAAGCAGCAAGGCTGGTGAGCTGTGCTGCTTTCGCCTGCGCAGTACCGCGGACGCCCAGCAAGCCAAAAAAGTCATTGGCAGCCGCCTGCAGCGAAAAGCGCAGGCTTTTCTCGGGGTCAGCCGCGACCAGTATCAGCTGGTACAGCAGGCAGCGGTGGTGCAGAAAGACCGCTACTTACTGGTGGCTGTTTCCGGCGACCCGCAGGCTGAAATCGATATTTTTCAAAAACTTCTAAAATAACTTGCAGCAGTATCTGTTTTGTGCTATAATTTCTCTGTTATGCAGAAGTAGTTCAGTGGCAGAATACCAGCTTCCCAAGCTGAGGATGCGGGTTCGATTCCCGTCTTCTGCTCCAAGTGAAAAGTCCCCGAAAGCCTTGAAACATCTGGCTTTCGGGGACTTTTGTATTTTCATCTGATGATTTTTTTCAAGGTGGCTGCAAGGCAAAGTCCCTTGCCTTCTCTGCGACGGCGTGTTATTCTTTCTTTAGCGCGAGGCGCACAGCGGTGCACCAACTCCCCAAAACCGGGTCGCTTTGGAAAGGAAAAGCCATGAAGATTACTTACCGTGAAAGCAAAGAATTTACGCCCGCCCAGCTCGAGGACCTGTTTTCTTCCGTAAAATGGGAGTCCGGCAAGTACCCAAACCGCTTGGCAGAGGGAATGAAAAACTCATCAGTTGTGATTTCTGCATGGGACAGAGACACCCTTGTCGGTTTGGTGAGAAGCTTAGATGATGGGGCCACGACGGCGTTCCTTCATTACCTGCTGGTAAGGCCGGCCTATCAGAAACTGAGAATCGGATATGCCCTGATGGAAAAAATGATGAGGCACTACACCGATTTTCTGTATGTCAAAATTATGCCATCAGATAAGGCAGTTGTTCCGTTCTATCAGAAATTTGGGTTTAAGAATTTCGACAATTATTGTGCCTTAGAGGTTAAAAATCTGGGCCGAGTTGCAGACAAAATACCCAGCGGCAGATAAAATTGCGCCTGTCCTGTTCAGGTAGCCCTAAAAACGCAAATACAAAAACGCAGAGCCGAGGATAAAATCCATCTGCTCTGCGCCTTTTCTATCTCTTTTGTGAGGACTGATTGTTCATCCTTATTTTGTCAGCCGCTCAAACACCGGGATATACTCCAGCGGCGCTTTTACAGTGACGGACTCTCCACCGGCAAACTGCTCACCGGAGTGAATCTCCTGCCAATTTCCCGCAGGGAGATATACTTTTCGTTCAAAGGTTTTCGGTGTAAGAATAGGCGCAACCAGATAACGGGAACCGAACATATACTGGTCGTCCAGATTCCAGCAGGCGGCGTCCTGTGGGAACTCAAAGAACATGGTGCGCATCAGGGGCGCGCCGGTCTCGTGTGCTTGCTGCATCAGATCCATCAGGTAGGGCTTCAGTGTAAGGCGGGTGTCAAGGTTGGCTTTCAGAATACGGAAAACATCCTCGCCGTAGCTCCAAAGCTCATTGGGCTGGCCGGTATGCAGGTATCCGCCGCCGTAGTCGCGGTGGTCGAGCTCTGGAATATTATAGGGCCCACGGTCACCGTGCATACGCAGAATGGGGCAGAAAACCGCAAATTCATACCAACGCACCAGCAGCTCACGAAAATCGGGGTCATTGACATCATCTGTCATAAAGCCGCCGATGTCTGTTGTCCACCAGGGAATGCCGGCAATGCCGATATTCAGTCCGGCCGAAATTTGGTCGCGCAGCGCTTCATAGGTGCTGGGAATATCGCCGGACCAAAGCAGTGTGGAGTATTTCTGGCTGCCGACCCACCCGCAGCGAATCAGGTTCATAAAAGGAGTGCGGCCGTCCGCGGTCATGCCGTCATGGAAAGTCTTTGCGTAGTCTTTCGGGTATGCGGCGCCGTATTTCTGCATGGGGCCGTCGTAGCAACGGATATTGTCAAAATCATAAACAGCAAGGTCCGGCTCGGCATTGTCCAGCCAAAAGAAATCAATACCCAGATCACTGTAATTCTTTTTGCAGGTTTCGTATAGGAACTGGCGTGCCTCGGGGTTAAACAAATCAATGGTAGCGCACTCGCCCTGGAAATCATAGGTCTCTACAGTGCCGCGCTCGGTTCGCAGCAGCAGACCGCGCTCCTGCAGTTCGCCAAAGTTTTTGCCGCGCTTGTCGACAGAGGGCCATACGGATACCATCACTTTAATACCCATAGCGTGCAGTTCGTCAGTCATAGCGCGTACATCGGGCCAATACTTTTTGTCGAAGCACCAGGAGCCCTGGTATGGCCAGTGGAAGAAATCAATGACGATGACATCCAGCGGAATGCCCAGTTCACGGTATTTCCGCGCGACGGCGAGCACTTCTTCCTGCGAGCGGTAGCGCAGCTTGCACTGCCACAGGCCGAGGATCTTTTCCGGGAACATCGGGGAACGGCCGACAACATCGGTGTAGTTTTCAATGATCTTTGCAGGGGCTTCATCTGTTGTAATCCAGTAATCTAGTTCTTCTGCCTCTGTAGCGGTCCACTCTGTCAGGTTTTTGCCGAAAGAGACGGTGCCCACAGCGGGGTTGTTCCACAAAAGGCCATAGCCGAGATTTGAGAGTACAAATGGAATAGAGGACTGAGAGTTTCTCTGGGCAAGCTCCAGCGTGCAGCCCTTTAGGTCCAGGTAAGGTTGCTGGTACTGCCCCATGCCAAACAGCTTTTCGCCGTCGCGGCTCTCAAAGCGGGCTTTGATGGTGTAATCATTTCCGGCCAGCGGCTTCAGTTCGCGGCCCTCCAGTTTCAGGGCACGGCCCTCTTTGCAGATAGTGCCGCCGTAGTTGCGGTAGTATTCGCGCAGCAGCAGAGTGTCTTCCTTAAAAAAGGAGATGACACCGGTGGAGTTCAGCACTGCCCGCAGGGAGCCGCTGCGAATTTCGGCGCCGTCGGGGCTCAGGCGAATTTGTGCATCGGCAGAGCGCTTTTCCGGGTCGAGGGCGTTGCAGCGGCCGCTGAAAGCGCGGTTTGCTGTGCTGCGCACGCGCAGCGCATTTTTGCCCCAGGCTTCAATGCAAAGGGTCTCGTGCTCGTGACGCCCAATCAGGCATCCGTTCTTTTGGGTAAATTCCATAGAGAAACCTTCTTTCTTTGCCATATCAGGGACTTGGCAAACAGAGTGAAAATAAAAGCATTTCTATAAAAATGCTGTACGGGTTGCTTCAATTCTTATTATAGTTGACAGTAAGCTCAAAATGCTTTAACGTATTTGATGAACACTAACACAATTTTGACAGGAGCGGTTATGCAGCAAAATGATTTAATGAGGGAATCCATTCCACATGGCGATGCACTTTTTCCCATGTCTCTGCACGAGATTGCAACAGACTGCAAACATACCGAGCGGCTGGAATGCC
Proteins encoded in this window:
- a CDS encoding family 31 glucosidase — protein: MEFTQKNGCLIGRHEHETLCIEAWGKNALRVRSTANRAFSGRCNALDPEKRSADAQIRLSPDGAEIRSGSLRAVLNSTGVISFFKEDTLLLREYYRNYGGTICKEGRALKLEGRELKPLAGNDYTIKARFESRDGEKLFGMGQYQQPYLDLKGCTLELAQRNSQSSIPFVLSNLGYGLLWNNPAVGTVSFGKNLTEWTATEAEELDYWITTDEAPAKIIENYTDVVGRSPMFPEKILGLWQCKLRYRSQEEVLAVARKYRELGIPLDVIVIDFFHWPYQGSWCFDKKYWPDVRAMTDELHAMGIKVMVSVWPSVDKRGKNFGELQERGLLLRTERGTVETYDFQGECATIDLFNPEARQFLYETCKKNYSDLGIDFFWLDNAEPDLAVYDFDNIRCYDGPMQKYGAAYPKDYAKTFHDGMTADGRTPFMNLIRCGWVGSQKYSTLLWSGDIPSTYEALRDQISAGLNIGIAGIPWWTTDIGGFMTDDVNDPDFRELLVRWYEFAVFCPILRMHGDRGPYNIPELDHRDYGGGYLHTGQPNELWSYGEDVFRILKANLDTRLTLKPYLMDLMQQAHETGAPLMRTMFFEFPQDAACWNLDDQYMFGSRYLVAPILTPKTFERKVYLPAGNWQEIHSGEQFAGGESVTVKAPLEYIPVFERLTK
- a CDS encoding DUF4358 domain-containing protein, which produces MKIRVKPRWILLSVFAVVAAACVVFVGVHTLYVQHKENSRPPAGELAAQIVQEIGCEDSYTQVPNASVQKYYPFTGSVVESQGMWLSKESSKAGELCCFRLRSTADAQQAKKVIGSRLQRKAQAFLGVSRDQYQLVQQAAVVQKDRYLLVAVSGDPQAEIDIFQKLLK
- a CDS encoding ABC transporter ATP-binding protein/permease, with the translated sequence MSEMQTSRPPRRRGPMGHGPMGVPGEKAKDLSGTFKKLLHYMSRHKFKIILVLIFAVCSTIFMIVGPKILGKATTEIFTGLVNQISGTGEGINFVRIAQILLFLLTIYLISAAFSYAQGWIMTGVTMDVTYCLRRDIAAKIQRLPFSYYDTTTNGEVLSRLTNDVDTISQSLNQSLTQIITSVTQLIGILIMMFSINWKMSLVALCIVPLSALVIMLVVKHSQKYYKQQQDYLGHVNGHIEEMYGSHVIVQAFNGEEKNEEAFSDYNENLYHSAWKSQFFSSMMQPIMAFIGNVGFVAICILGGWYAIQGAITVGDIQAFTQYVRQFTQPIQQVANISNVLQSTAAAAERVFDFLEEKEEPAESKNAITLNTTDKPDTELNVHINGSVQFAHVSFGYTPEKQIIHDFCATVEPGQRVAIVGPTGAGKTTMVKLLMRFYDVNSGAILVDGYDIRDFKRHDLRMLFGMVLQDTWLYNASIRENIRYGCRNATDEQIAAAAKSAQVDHFVRTMPGGYDMILNEEASNISQGQKQLLTIARAFLADPQILILDEATSSVDTRTEILIQRAMDELMKGRTSFIIAHRLSTIRDADLILVMDHGDIVEQGTHESLLAKGGFYANLYNSQFAD
- a CDS encoding GNAT family N-acetyltransferase, with protein sequence MKITYRESKEFTPAQLEDLFSSVKWESGKYPNRLAEGMKNSSVVISAWDRDTLVGLVRSLDDGATTAFLHYLLVRPAYQKLRIGYALMEKMMRHYTDFLYVKIMPSDKAVVPFYQKFGFKNFDNYCALEVKNLGRVADKIPSGR